The following are encoded in a window of Balaenoptera ricei isolate mBalRic1 chromosome 1, mBalRic1.hap2, whole genome shotgun sequence genomic DNA:
- the LOC132348187 gene encoding proproteinase E, with translation MMLRLLSFLLFVALASGFGQPPYGPSSRVVNGEDAVPYSWPWQVSLQYEKKGTFYHTCGGSLIAPDWVVTAGHCISRSLTYQVVLGEYDRSEKEGSEQVIPVNAGDLFVHPLWNSNCVSCGNDIALIKLSHSAQLGDKVQLARLPPAGDILPNETPCYISGWGRLYTGGPLPDKLQQALLPVVDYEHCSRRDWWGSSVKKTMVCAGGDIRSGCNGDSGGPLNCPAADGSFQVHGVTSFVSAFGCNTLKKPTVFTRVSAFNDWIEETIASH, from the exons ATGATGCTCCGGCTGCTGAGTTTTCTCCTATTTGTGGCCCTTG CCTCCGGCTTTGGCCAGCCTCCCTACGGGCCCTCCTCCCGTGTTGTCAATGGTGAGGATGCGGTCCCCTACAGCTGGCCCTGGCAG GTCTCCCTGCAGTATGAAAAGAAAGGGACCTTCTACCACACTTGTGGAGGCAGCCTGATCGCCCCTGACTGGGTCGTAACTGCGGGCCACTGCATCTC GAGATCCCTGACCTACCAGGTGGTGTTGGGCGAGTATGACCGCTCTGAGAAAGAGGGCTCCGAACAGGTGATCCCCGTCAATGCCGGGGACCTCTTTGTGCACCCACTCTGGAACTCCAACTGCGTGTCCTGTGG caaTGACATCGCCCTCATCAAGCTGTCGCACAGCGCCCAGCTGGGAGACAAGGTCCAGCTCGCCAGACTCCCTCCCGCCGGCGACATCCTGCCCAATGAGACACCCTGCTACATCAGCGGCTGGGGCCGTCTCTACA CCGGTGGGCCGCTCCCAGACAAGCTGCAGCAGGCCCTGCTGCCCGTGGTAGACTACGAGCACTGCTCCAGGCGGGACTGGTGGGGCAGCTCCGTGAAGAAGACCATGGTGTGCGCCGGCGGGGACATCCGCTCTGGGTGCAAC GGTGACTCTGGAGGACCCCTCAACTGCCCGGCAGCAGATGGCTCCTTTCAGGTCCACGGCGTGACCAGCTTCGTTTCTGCCTTTGGCTGCAACACCCTCAAGAAGCCCACAGTGTTCACGCGAGTCTCGGCCTTCAATGACTGGATTGAGGAG ACCATTGCAAGCCACTAG